A stretch of Aedes aegypti strain LVP_AGWG chromosome 2, AaegL5.0 Primary Assembly, whole genome shotgun sequence DNA encodes these proteins:
- the LOC110676527 gene encoding uncharacterized protein LOC110676527 isoform X1: MRWILFVILILPILSSYFFFPANGKHLEITDLKDNPGVVALKVGKAFVIQGYDLLVHTIKLDAFHEILQQYGIMINEIETNFNTKDIRDLLKLKFIQTNMTFQKLSFRKRSKRAINILGTLVKTITGNLDNNDLITLNQNINFLQNSNKNLIESNNQQIKINNQFEDRMNNLTRVIFNENKEIGKLTNQIRANNNIKVSWEQIQHFQRLIFNLDVVQRHLDDISDTIVMAKVGVLSKSILEASEIDYIIGKLEKAGISIISDEQVYEFLEPAAFYNGSCIVFLIKIPKFLQGPYQQIMVENIPINDEVIPIDFTHAVLGTNETFVVNDTCVNIEQNIMCKLHTMKNVSDDMCIHRLLRGNPSSCPFKKYNIIREIKSIGSGKILIKNAHPTVQLKNSCGFGPKNLTGSLLITFRNCSIQVDNKSFENTQFEYSNTLEILPLQSTLINKSKTITTETQTLQELHINNRKRIEFLETTNSHVSYGGTFTMVIFLIIFLYLFKEIRTIWTKIVIKASTPTTSNIELNRGGSS, translated from the coding sequence ATGCGGTGGATCCTATTCGTAATCCTCATACTCCCAATCCTATCATCCTATTTTTTCTTTCCAGCAAACGGCAAGCACTTGGAAATTACTGATTTGAAAGACAACCCTGGTGTTGTGGCTCTTAAAGTAGGTAAAGCTTTTGTTATACAAGGATACGACTTATTAGTTCACACAATTAAATTAGATGCATTCCATGAAATTTTACAACAGTATGGCATAATGATAAATGAAatagaaacaaattttaatacaaaagaCATTAGGGATCttttaaaactgaaatttattcaaacaaaCATGACATTTCAGAAACTTAGCTTTCGGAAAAGATCAAAGAGAGCCATCAATATTCTAGGCACATTGGTAAAAACAATAACTGGAAACCTGGATAATAACGACCTAATAACATTAAATCAAAACATTAACtttttacaaaattcaaataaaaacctCATTGAGTCAAACaatcaacaaataaaaataaacaatcaatttGAAGACAGAATGAATAACCTGACAAGAGTAATATTTAACGAAAACAAAGAAATAGGTAAACTCACTAATCAGATTAGGGCAAATAACAACATAAAGGTCTCCTGGGAACAAATTCAACATTTCCAGCGATTAATCTTCAACTTGGACGTGGTTCAACGGCATTTGGATGACATCTCGGATACGATTGTCATGGCTAAAGTGGGCGTTTTATCCAAAAGCATCCTTGAAGCATCAGAAATTGATTACATTATCGGAAAATTGGAAAAGGCAGGAATTTCCATTATCAGCGATGAGCAAGTATACGAATTTTTGGAACCGGCAGCCTTCTACAACGGTTCATGCATTGTGTTTCtcattaaaattccaaaattcctacAAGGACCCTACCAACAGATTATGGTGGAAAATATTCCTATCAATGACGAAGTAATACCGATCGATTTCACGCACGCAGTCCTAGGGACGAATGAAACATTTGTTGTAAATGATACTTGCGTAAACATTGAACAGAATATTATGTGCAAGTTACACACAATGAAAAATGTCTCGGACGATATGTGCATTCATCGATTACTAAGAGGGAATCCCAGCAGCTgtccattcaaaaaatacaacattATTCGAGAAATCAAATCAATTGGAAGCGGAAAAATCCTCATTAAAAATGCACATCCAACTGTGCAATTGAAAAACAGTTGTGGTTTTGGCCCAAAAAACCTAACTGGATCACTACTTATCACTTTTAGGAACTGTTCCATCCAAGTGGACaataaatcatttgaaaacaccCAATTCGAATACAGCAACACTTTGGAGATTCTCCCACTGCAGTCAACCTTGATCAACAAGTCAAAAACTAttacaacagaaacacaaacCTTGCAAGAACTACACATAAACAATAGAAAACGAATTGAATTTTTGGAAACAACCAATAGTCATGTTTCATACGGAGGCACTTTCACAATGGTCATCTTTCTAATAATATTTCTTTACCTTTTCAAAGAAATAAGGACAATCTGGACGAAAATTGTAATCAAAGCATCTACACCTACAACTTCCAACATCGAGTTGAACCGGGGCGGTTCAAGCTAG
- the LOC110676527 gene encoding uncharacterized protein LOC110676527 isoform X2 codes for MINEIETNFNTKDIRDLLKLKFIQTNMTFQKLSFRKRSKRAINILGTLVKTITGNLDNNDLITLNQNINFLQNSNKNLIESNNQQIKINNQFEDRMNNLTRVIFNENKEIGKLTNQIRANNNIKVSWEQIQHFQRLIFNLDVVQRHLDDISDTIVMAKVGVLSKSILEASEIDYIIGKLEKAGISIISDEQVYEFLEPAAFYNGSCIVFLIKIPKFLQGPYQQIMVENIPINDEVIPIDFTHAVLGTNETFVVNDTCVNIEQNIMCKLHTMKNVSDDMCIHRLLRGNPSSCPFKKYNIIREIKSIGSGKILIKNAHPTVQLKNSCGFGPKNLTGSLLITFRNCSIQVDNKSFENTQFEYSNTLEILPLQSTLINKSKTITTETQTLQELHINNRKRIEFLETTNSHVSYGGTFTMVIFLIIFLYLFKEIRTIWTKIVIKASTPTTSNIELNRGGSS; via the coding sequence ATGATAAATGAAatagaaacaaattttaatacaaaagaCATTAGGGATCttttaaaactgaaatttattcaaacaaaCATGACATTTCAGAAACTTAGCTTTCGGAAAAGATCAAAGAGAGCCATCAATATTCTAGGCACATTGGTAAAAACAATAACTGGAAACCTGGATAATAACGACCTAATAACATTAAATCAAAACATTAACtttttacaaaattcaaataaaaacctCATTGAGTCAAACaatcaacaaataaaaataaacaatcaatttGAAGACAGAATGAATAACCTGACAAGAGTAATATTTAACGAAAACAAAGAAATAGGTAAACTCACTAATCAGATTAGGGCAAATAACAACATAAAGGTCTCCTGGGAACAAATTCAACATTTCCAGCGATTAATCTTCAACTTGGACGTGGTTCAACGGCATTTGGATGACATCTCGGATACGATTGTCATGGCTAAAGTGGGCGTTTTATCCAAAAGCATCCTTGAAGCATCAGAAATTGATTACATTATCGGAAAATTGGAAAAGGCAGGAATTTCCATTATCAGCGATGAGCAAGTATACGAATTTTTGGAACCGGCAGCCTTCTACAACGGTTCATGCATTGTGTTTCtcattaaaattccaaaattcctacAAGGACCCTACCAACAGATTATGGTGGAAAATATTCCTATCAATGACGAAGTAATACCGATCGATTTCACGCACGCAGTCCTAGGGACGAATGAAACATTTGTTGTAAATGATACTTGCGTAAACATTGAACAGAATATTATGTGCAAGTTACACACAATGAAAAATGTCTCGGACGATATGTGCATTCATCGATTACTAAGAGGGAATCCCAGCAGCTgtccattcaaaaaatacaacattATTCGAGAAATCAAATCAATTGGAAGCGGAAAAATCCTCATTAAAAATGCACATCCAACTGTGCAATTGAAAAACAGTTGTGGTTTTGGCCCAAAAAACCTAACTGGATCACTACTTATCACTTTTAGGAACTGTTCCATCCAAGTGGACaataaatcatttgaaaacaccCAATTCGAATACAGCAACACTTTGGAGATTCTCCCACTGCAGTCAACCTTGATCAACAAGTCAAAAACTAttacaacagaaacacaaacCTTGCAAGAACTACACATAAACAATAGAAAACGAATTGAATTTTTGGAAACAACCAATAGTCATGTTTCATACGGAGGCACTTTCACAATGGTCATCTTTCTAATAATATTTCTTTACCTTTTCAAAGAAATAAGGACAATCTGGACGAAAATTGTAATCAAAGCATCTACACCTACAACTTCCAACATCGAGTTGAACCGGGGCGGTTCAAGCTAG